From Juglans regia cultivar Chandler chromosome 8, Walnut 2.0, whole genome shotgun sequence, the proteins below share one genomic window:
- the LOC108981712 gene encoding epsin-like isoform X6 produces the protein MAHFQNEYGAAHSTDAYGDVIRKDEYGNVIPTDENANPIRHSGTTLQGGQQQQQRHDLSTEYDGQGGRRNKGLKEKITENIPGVGNNDHRNDTSSATTDAYGNVIRNDEYGNVPTDEYGNQVRHSGTTLKGGQQQQQQRHDLSTEYDGQGGRGNKGLKEKLTENIPGVGNNDHRNNTSSVTTDAYGNVIRKDEYGNVIPTDEHGNPIRHSGTTLQGGQQQQQQRHDLSNEYDGQGGGRNKGLKEKITENIPGVGNNDRRNDTSSATIDAYGNVIRKDEYGNVIPTDEYGNPIRHSGTTLQGGQQQQHQRHDLSTEYDGQGGRRNRGLKEKITENIPGVGNNDHRNDTSSATTDAYGSVIRKDEYGNVNPTDEHGNPIRHSGTTLQGGQQQQQQLHDLSTEYDGQGGGGNKGLKEKLTENIPGVGNNDHRNNTSSVTRDAYGNVIRKDEYGNVIPTDGHGNPIRHSGTTLQGGQQQQRHDLSTEYDGQGGGRNKGLKEKLMENIPGVGNNDHRNNTSSATKDAYGNVIRKDEYGNVIPTDGHGNPIRHSGTTLQGGQQQQQQLHDLSTEYDGQGGRRNKGLKETGTENIPGVGNKDHRNDTSFPTTTNPATMAGRYGTGEQAQLHQHAEKKGVMEKIKEKVHRCV, from the exons atgGCACATTTCCAAAACGAATACGGAGCAGCCCATAGCACAGATGCATACGGCGACGTTATCCGCAAAGACGAATACGGCAACGTGATTCCTACGGACGAGAATGCCAACCCAATCCGACACAGCGGCACTACTCTCCAAGGtgggcagcagcagcagcagcgtCATGATCTTTCC ACTGAGTACGATGGGCAAGGCGGGAGAAGGAACAAGGGGCTGAAGGAGAAGATAACAGAGAACATACCTGGAGTTGGAAACAATGACCATCGAAATGATACATCATCTGCGACTACAGATGCATACGGCAACGTTATCCGCAACGACGAATATGGCAACGTGCCTACGGACGAATATGGCAACCAAGTCCGCCACAGCGGCACTACTCTCAAAGGtgggcagcagcagcagcagcagcgtCATGACCTTTCC ACCGAGTACGATGGGCAAGGCGGGAGAGGGAACAAGGGGCTGAAGGAGAAGCTAACGGAGAACATACCTGGAGTTGGAAACAATGACCATCGAAATAATACATCATCTGTGACTACAGATGCATACGGCAACGTTATCCGCAAAGACGAATACGGCAACGTGATTCCCACGGACGAGCATGGCAACCCAATCCGCCACAGCGGCACTACTCTCCAAGGtgggcagcagcagcagcagcagcgtCATGACCTTTCC AACGAGTACGATGGGCAAGGCGGGGGAAGGAACAAGGGGCTGAAGGAGAAGATAACGGAGAACATACCTGGAGTTGGAAACAATGACCGTCGAAATGATACATCATCTGCGACTATAGATGCATACGGCAACGTTATCCGCAAAGACGAATACGGCAACGTGATTCCTACGGACGAGTATGGCAACCCAATCCGCCACAGCGGCACTACTCTCCAAGGtgggcagcagcagcagcatcagCGTCATGACCTCTCC ACGGAGTACGATGGGCAAGGCGGGAGAAGGAACAGGGGACTAAAGGAGAAGATAACGGAGAACATACCTGGAGTTGGAAACAATGACCATCGAAATGATACATCATCTGCGACTACAGATGCATACGGCAGCGTTATCCGCAAAGACGAATACGGCAACGTGAATCCTACGGACGAGCATGGCAACCCAATCCGCCACAGCGGCACTACTCTCCAAGGtgggcagcagcagcagcagcagcttcATGACCTGTCC ACGGAGTACGATGGGCAAGGCGGGGGAGGGAACAAGGGGCTGAAGGAGAAGCTAACGGAGAACATACCTGGAGTTGGAAACAATGACCATCGAAATAATACATCATCTGTGACTAGAGATGCATACGGCAACGTTATCCGCAAAGACGAATACGGCAATGTGATTCCTACGGACGGGCATGGCAACCCAATACGCCACAGCGGCACTACTCTCCAAGGTGGGCAGCAGCAGCAGCGTCATGACCTCTCC ACGGAGTACGATGGGCAAGGCGGGGGAAGGAACAAGGGGCTGAAGGAGAAGCTAATGGAGAACATACCTGGAGTTGGAAACAATGACCATCGAAATAATACATCATCTGCGACTAAAGATGCATACGGCAACGTTATCCGCAAAGACGAATACGGCAACGTGATTCCTACGGACGGGCATGGCAACCCAATCCGCCACAGCGGCACTACTCTCCAAGGtgggcagcagcagcagcagcagcttcATGACCTCTCC ACCGAGTACGATGGGCAAGGCGGGAGAAGGAACAAGGGGCTGAAGGAGACTGGAACGGAGAACATACCTGGAGTTGGAAACAAGGACCATCGAAATGATACATCATTTCCGACTACAACGAATCCTGCTACGATGGCTGGCCGTTACGGTACTGGGGAACAGGCGCAGCTTCATCAGCATGCAGAGAAGAAGGGTGTGATGGAAAAGATCAAAGAGAAGGTGCATAGGTGTGTGTGA
- the LOC108981712 gene encoding mesocentin-like isoform X3 codes for MAHFQNEYGAAHSTDAYGDVIRKDEYGNVIPTDENANPIRHSGTTLQGGQQQQQRHDLSTEYDGQGGRGNKGLKEKLTENIPGVGNNDHRNNTSSVTTDAYGNVIRKDEYGNVIPTDEHGNPIRHSGTTLQGGQQQQQQRHDLSNEYDGQGGGRNKGLKEKITENIPGVGNNDRRNDTSSATIDAYGNVIRKDEYGNVIPTDEYGNPIRHSGTTLQGGQQQQHQRHDLSTEYDGQGGRRNRGLKEKITENIPGVGNNDHRNDTSSATTDAYGSVIRKDEYGNVNPTDEHGNPIRHSGTTLQGGQQQQQQLHDLSTEYDGQGGGGNKGLKEKLTENIPGVGNNDHRNNTSSVTRDAYGNVIRKDEYGNVIPTDGHGNPIRHSGTTLQGGQQQQRHDLSTEYDGQGGGRNKGLKEKLMENIPGVGNNDHRNNTSSATKDAYGNVIRKDEYGNVIPTDGHGNPIRHSGTTLQGGQQQQQQLHDLSTEYDGQSGGRNKGLKEKLTENMIPGVGNNDHRNNTSSATKDAYGNVIRKDEYGNVIPKDEHGNPIRHSGTTLQGGQQQQQQQRHDLSTEYDGQGGRRNKGLKETGTENIPGVGNKDHRNDTSFPTTTNPATMAGRYGTGEQAQLHQHAEKKGVMEKIKEKVHRCV; via the exons atgGCACATTTCCAAAACGAATACGGAGCAGCCCATAGCACAGATGCATACGGCGACGTTATCCGCAAAGACGAATACGGCAACGTGATTCCTACGGACGAGAATGCCAACCCAATCCGACACAGCGGCACTACTCTCCAAGGtgggcagcagcagcagcagcgtCATGATCTTTCC ACCGAGTACGATGGGCAAGGCGGGAGAGGGAACAAGGGGCTGAAGGAGAAGCTAACGGAGAACATACCTGGAGTTGGAAACAATGACCATCGAAATAATACATCATCTGTGACTACAGATGCATACGGCAACGTTATCCGCAAAGACGAATACGGCAACGTGATTCCCACGGACGAGCATGGCAACCCAATCCGCCACAGCGGCACTACTCTCCAAGGtgggcagcagcagcagcagcagcgtCATGACCTTTCC AACGAGTACGATGGGCAAGGCGGGGGAAGGAACAAGGGGCTGAAGGAGAAGATAACGGAGAACATACCTGGAGTTGGAAACAATGACCGTCGAAATGATACATCATCTGCGACTATAGATGCATACGGCAACGTTATCCGCAAAGACGAATACGGCAACGTGATTCCTACGGACGAGTATGGCAACCCAATCCGCCACAGCGGCACTACTCTCCAAGGtgggcagcagcagcagcatcagCGTCATGACCTCTCC ACGGAGTACGATGGGCAAGGCGGGAGAAGGAACAGGGGACTAAAGGAGAAGATAACGGAGAACATACCTGGAGTTGGAAACAATGACCATCGAAATGATACATCATCTGCGACTACAGATGCATACGGCAGCGTTATCCGCAAAGACGAATACGGCAACGTGAATCCTACGGACGAGCATGGCAACCCAATCCGCCACAGCGGCACTACTCTCCAAGGtgggcagcagcagcagcagcagcttcATGACCTGTCC ACGGAGTACGATGGGCAAGGCGGGGGAGGGAACAAGGGGCTGAAGGAGAAGCTAACGGAGAACATACCTGGAGTTGGAAACAATGACCATCGAAATAATACATCATCTGTGACTAGAGATGCATACGGCAACGTTATCCGCAAAGACGAATACGGCAATGTGATTCCTACGGACGGGCATGGCAACCCAATACGCCACAGCGGCACTACTCTCCAAGGTGGGCAGCAGCAGCAGCGTCATGACCTCTCC ACGGAGTACGATGGGCAAGGCGGGGGAAGGAACAAGGGGCTGAAGGAGAAGCTAATGGAGAACATACCTGGAGTTGGAAACAATGACCATCGAAATAATACATCATCTGCGACTAAAGATGCATACGGCAACGTTATCCGCAAAGACGAATACGGCAACGTGATTCCTACGGACGGGCATGGCAACCCAATCCGCCACAGCGGCACTACTCTCCAAGGtgggcagcagcagcagcagcagcttcATGACCTCTCC ACGGAGTACGATGGGCAAAGCGGGGGAAGGAACAAGGGGCTGAAGGAGAAGCTAACGGAGAACATGATACCTGGAGTTGGAAACAATGACCATCGAAATAATACATCATCTGCGACTAAAGATGCATACGGCAACGTTATCCGCAAAGACGAATACGGCAACGTGATTCCTAAGGACGAGCATGGCAACCCAATCCGCCACAGCGGCACTACTCTCCAAGGtgggcagcagcagcagcagcagcagcgtCATGACCTCTCC ACCGAGTACGATGGGCAAGGCGGGAGAAGGAACAAGGGGCTGAAGGAGACTGGAACGGAGAACATACCTGGAGTTGGAAACAAGGACCATCGAAATGATACATCATTTCCGACTACAACGAATCCTGCTACGATGGCTGGCCGTTACGGTACTGGGGAACAGGCGCAGCTTCATCAGCATGCAGAGAAGAAGGGTGTGATGGAAAAGATCAAAGAGAAGGTGCATAGGTGTGTGTGA
- the LOC108981712 gene encoding epsin-like isoform X5 gives MAHFQNEYGAAHSTDAYGDVIRKDEYGNVIPTDENANPIRHSGTTLQGGQQQQQRHDLSTEYDGQGGRRNKGLKEKITENIPGVGNNDHRNDTSSATTDAYGNVIRNDEYGNVPTDEYGNQVRHSGTTLKGGQQQQQQRHDLSTEYDGQGGRGNKGLKEKLTENIPGVGNNDHRNNTSSVTTDAYGNVIRKDEYGNVIPTDEHGNPIRHSGTTLQGGQQQQQQRHDLSTEYDGQGGRRNRGLKEKITENIPGVGNNDHRNDTSSATTDAYGSVIRKDEYGNVNPTDEHGNPIRHSGTTLQGGQQQQQQLHDLSTEYDGQGGGGNKGLKEKLTENIPGVGNNDHRNNTSSVTRDAYGNVIRKDEYGNVIPTDGHGNPIRHSGTTLQGGQQQQRHDLSTEYDGQGGGRNKGLKEKLMENIPGVGNNDHRNNTSSATKDAYGNVIRKDEYGNVIPTDGHGNPIRHSGTTLQGGQQQQQQLHDLSTEYDGQSGGRNKGLKEKLTENMIPGVGNNDHRNNTSSATKDAYGNVIRKDEYGNVIPKDEHGNPIRHSGTTLQGGQQQQQQQRHDLSTEYDGQGGRRNKGLKETGTENIPGVGNKDHRNDTSFPTTTNPATMAGRYGTGEQAQLHQHAEKKGVMEKIKEKVHRCV, from the exons atgGCACATTTCCAAAACGAATACGGAGCAGCCCATAGCACAGATGCATACGGCGACGTTATCCGCAAAGACGAATACGGCAACGTGATTCCTACGGACGAGAATGCCAACCCAATCCGACACAGCGGCACTACTCTCCAAGGtgggcagcagcagcagcagcgtCATGATCTTTCC ACTGAGTACGATGGGCAAGGCGGGAGAAGGAACAAGGGGCTGAAGGAGAAGATAACAGAGAACATACCTGGAGTTGGAAACAATGACCATCGAAATGATACATCATCTGCGACTACAGATGCATACGGCAACGTTATCCGCAACGACGAATATGGCAACGTGCCTACGGACGAATATGGCAACCAAGTCCGCCACAGCGGCACTACTCTCAAAGGtgggcagcagcagcagcagcagcgtCATGACCTTTCC ACCGAGTACGATGGGCAAGGCGGGAGAGGGAACAAGGGGCTGAAGGAGAAGCTAACGGAGAACATACCTGGAGTTGGAAACAATGACCATCGAAATAATACATCATCTGTGACTACAGATGCATACGGCAACGTTATCCGCAAAGACGAATACGGCAACGTGATTCCCACGGACGAGCATGGCAACCCAATCCGCCACAGCGGCACTACTCTCCAAGGtgggcagcagcagcagcagcagcgtCATGACCTTTCC ACGGAGTACGATGGGCAAGGCGGGAGAAGGAACAGGGGACTAAAGGAGAAGATAACGGAGAACATACCTGGAGTTGGAAACAATGACCATCGAAATGATACATCATCTGCGACTACAGATGCATACGGCAGCGTTATCCGCAAAGACGAATACGGCAACGTGAATCCTACGGACGAGCATGGCAACCCAATCCGCCACAGCGGCACTACTCTCCAAGGtgggcagcagcagcagcagcagcttcATGACCTGTCC ACGGAGTACGATGGGCAAGGCGGGGGAGGGAACAAGGGGCTGAAGGAGAAGCTAACGGAGAACATACCTGGAGTTGGAAACAATGACCATCGAAATAATACATCATCTGTGACTAGAGATGCATACGGCAACGTTATCCGCAAAGACGAATACGGCAATGTGATTCCTACGGACGGGCATGGCAACCCAATACGCCACAGCGGCACTACTCTCCAAGGTGGGCAGCAGCAGCAGCGTCATGACCTCTCC ACGGAGTACGATGGGCAAGGCGGGGGAAGGAACAAGGGGCTGAAGGAGAAGCTAATGGAGAACATACCTGGAGTTGGAAACAATGACCATCGAAATAATACATCATCTGCGACTAAAGATGCATACGGCAACGTTATCCGCAAAGACGAATACGGCAACGTGATTCCTACGGACGGGCATGGCAACCCAATCCGCCACAGCGGCACTACTCTCCAAGGtgggcagcagcagcagcagcagcttcATGACCTCTCC ACGGAGTACGATGGGCAAAGCGGGGGAAGGAACAAGGGGCTGAAGGAGAAGCTAACGGAGAACATGATACCTGGAGTTGGAAACAATGACCATCGAAATAATACATCATCTGCGACTAAAGATGCATACGGCAACGTTATCCGCAAAGACGAATACGGCAACGTGATTCCTAAGGACGAGCATGGCAACCCAATCCGCCACAGCGGCACTACTCTCCAAGGtgggcagcagcagcagcagcagcagcgtCATGACCTCTCC ACCGAGTACGATGGGCAAGGCGGGAGAAGGAACAAGGGGCTGAAGGAGACTGGAACGGAGAACATACCTGGAGTTGGAAACAAGGACCATCGAAATGATACATCATTTCCGACTACAACGAATCCTGCTACGATGGCTGGCCGTTACGGTACTGGGGAACAGGCGCAGCTTCATCAGCATGCAGAGAAGAAGGGTGTGATGGAAAAGATCAAAGAGAAGGTGCATAGGTGTGTGTGA
- the LOC108981712 gene encoding epsin-like isoform X4 — protein MAHFQNEYGAAHSTDAYGDVIRKDEYGNVIPTDENANPIRHSGTTLQGGQQQQQRHDLSTEYDGQGGRRNKGLKEKITENIPGVGNNDHRNDTSSATTDAYGNVIRNDEYGNVPTDEYGNQVRHSGTTLKGGQQQQQQRHDLSTEYDGQGGRGNKGLKEKLTENIPGVGNNDHRNNTSSVTTDAYGNVIRKDEYGNVIPTDEHGNPIRHSGTTLQGGQQQQQQRHDLSNEYDGQGGGRNKGLKEKITENIPGVGNNDRRNDTSSATIDAYGNVIRKDEYGNVIPTDEYGNPIRHSGTTLQGGQQQQHQRHDLSTEYDGQGGGGNKGLKEKLTENIPGVGNNDHRNNTSSVTRDAYGNVIRKDEYGNVIPTDGHGNPIRHSGTTLQGGQQQQRHDLSTEYDGQGGGRNKGLKEKLMENIPGVGNNDHRNNTSSATKDAYGNVIRKDEYGNVIPTDGHGNPIRHSGTTLQGGQQQQQQLHDLSTEYDGQSGGRNKGLKEKLTENMIPGVGNNDHRNNTSSATKDAYGNVIRKDEYGNVIPKDEHGNPIRHSGTTLQGGQQQQQQQRHDLSTEYDGQGGRRNKGLKETGTENIPGVGNKDHRNDTSFPTTTNPATMAGRYGTGEQAQLHQHAEKKGVMEKIKEKVHRCV, from the exons atgGCACATTTCCAAAACGAATACGGAGCAGCCCATAGCACAGATGCATACGGCGACGTTATCCGCAAAGACGAATACGGCAACGTGATTCCTACGGACGAGAATGCCAACCCAATCCGACACAGCGGCACTACTCTCCAAGGtgggcagcagcagcagcagcgtCATGATCTTTCC ACTGAGTACGATGGGCAAGGCGGGAGAAGGAACAAGGGGCTGAAGGAGAAGATAACAGAGAACATACCTGGAGTTGGAAACAATGACCATCGAAATGATACATCATCTGCGACTACAGATGCATACGGCAACGTTATCCGCAACGACGAATATGGCAACGTGCCTACGGACGAATATGGCAACCAAGTCCGCCACAGCGGCACTACTCTCAAAGGtgggcagcagcagcagcagcagcgtCATGACCTTTCC ACCGAGTACGATGGGCAAGGCGGGAGAGGGAACAAGGGGCTGAAGGAGAAGCTAACGGAGAACATACCTGGAGTTGGAAACAATGACCATCGAAATAATACATCATCTGTGACTACAGATGCATACGGCAACGTTATCCGCAAAGACGAATACGGCAACGTGATTCCCACGGACGAGCATGGCAACCCAATCCGCCACAGCGGCACTACTCTCCAAGGtgggcagcagcagcagcagcagcgtCATGACCTTTCC AACGAGTACGATGGGCAAGGCGGGGGAAGGAACAAGGGGCTGAAGGAGAAGATAACGGAGAACATACCTGGAGTTGGAAACAATGACCGTCGAAATGATACATCATCTGCGACTATAGATGCATACGGCAACGTTATCCGCAAAGACGAATACGGCAACGTGATTCCTACGGACGAGTATGGCAACCCAATCCGCCACAGCGGCACTACTCTCCAAGGtgggcagcagcagcagcatcagCGTCATGACCTCTCC ACGGAGTACGATGGGCAAGGCGGGGGAGGGAACAAGGGGCTGAAGGAGAAGCTAACGGAGAACATACCTGGAGTTGGAAACAATGACCATCGAAATAATACATCATCTGTGACTAGAGATGCATACGGCAACGTTATCCGCAAAGACGAATACGGCAATGTGATTCCTACGGACGGGCATGGCAACCCAATACGCCACAGCGGCACTACTCTCCAAGGTGGGCAGCAGCAGCAGCGTCATGACCTCTCC ACGGAGTACGATGGGCAAGGCGGGGGAAGGAACAAGGGGCTGAAGGAGAAGCTAATGGAGAACATACCTGGAGTTGGAAACAATGACCATCGAAATAATACATCATCTGCGACTAAAGATGCATACGGCAACGTTATCCGCAAAGACGAATACGGCAACGTGATTCCTACGGACGGGCATGGCAACCCAATCCGCCACAGCGGCACTACTCTCCAAGGtgggcagcagcagcagcagcagcttcATGACCTCTCC ACGGAGTACGATGGGCAAAGCGGGGGAAGGAACAAGGGGCTGAAGGAGAAGCTAACGGAGAACATGATACCTGGAGTTGGAAACAATGACCATCGAAATAATACATCATCTGCGACTAAAGATGCATACGGCAACGTTATCCGCAAAGACGAATACGGCAACGTGATTCCTAAGGACGAGCATGGCAACCCAATCCGCCACAGCGGCACTACTCTCCAAGGtgggcagcagcagcagcagcagcagcgtCATGACCTCTCC ACCGAGTACGATGGGCAAGGCGGGAGAAGGAACAAGGGGCTGAAGGAGACTGGAACGGAGAACATACCTGGAGTTGGAAACAAGGACCATCGAAATGATACATCATTTCCGACTACAACGAATCCTGCTACGATGGCTGGCCGTTACGGTACTGGGGAACAGGCGCAGCTTCATCAGCATGCAGAGAAGAAGGGTGTGATGGAAAAGATCAAAGAGAAGGTGCATAGGTGTGTGTGA
- the LOC108981712 gene encoding epsin-like isoform X1, producing the protein MAHFQNEYGAAHSTDAYGDVIRKDEYGNVIPTDENANPIRHSGTTLQGGQQQQQRHDLSTEYDGQGGRRNKGLKEKITENIPGVGNNDHRNDTSSATTDAYGNVIRNDEYGNVPTDEYGNQVRHSGTTLKGGQQQQQQRHDLSTEYDGQGGRGNKGLKEKLTENIPGVGNNDHRNNTSSVTTDAYGNVIRKDEYGNVIPTDEHGNPIRHSGTTLQGGQQQQQQRHDLSNEYDGQGGGRNKGLKEKITENIPGVGNNDRRNDTSSATIDAYGNVIRKDEYGNVIPTDEYGNPIRHSGTTLQGGQQQQHQRHDLSTEYDGQGGRRNRGLKEKITENIPGVGNNDHRNDTSSATTDAYGSVIRKDEYGNVNPTDEHGNPIRHSGTTLQGGQQQQQQLHDLSTEYDGQGGGGNKGLKEKLTENIPGVGNNDHRNNTSSVTRDAYGNVIRKDEYGNVIPTDGHGNPIRHSGTTLQGGQQQQRHDLSTEYDGQGGGRNKGLKEKLMENIPGVGNNDHRNNTSSATKDAYGNVIRKDEYGNVIPTDGHGNPIRHSGTTLQGGQQQQQQLHDLSTEYDGQSGGRNKGLKEKLTENMIPGVGNNDHRNNTSSATKDAYGNVIRKDEYGNVIPKDEHGNPIRHSGTTLQGGQQQQQQQRHDLSTEYDGQGGRRNKGLKETGTENIPGVGNKDHRNDTSFPTTTNPATMAGRYGTGEQAQLHQHAEKKGVMEKIKEKVHRCV; encoded by the exons atgGCACATTTCCAAAACGAATACGGAGCAGCCCATAGCACAGATGCATACGGCGACGTTATCCGCAAAGACGAATACGGCAACGTGATTCCTACGGACGAGAATGCCAACCCAATCCGACACAGCGGCACTACTCTCCAAGGtgggcagcagcagcagcagcgtCATGATCTTTCC ACTGAGTACGATGGGCAAGGCGGGAGAAGGAACAAGGGGCTGAAGGAGAAGATAACAGAGAACATACCTGGAGTTGGAAACAATGACCATCGAAATGATACATCATCTGCGACTACAGATGCATACGGCAACGTTATCCGCAACGACGAATATGGCAACGTGCCTACGGACGAATATGGCAACCAAGTCCGCCACAGCGGCACTACTCTCAAAGGtgggcagcagcagcagcagcagcgtCATGACCTTTCC ACCGAGTACGATGGGCAAGGCGGGAGAGGGAACAAGGGGCTGAAGGAGAAGCTAACGGAGAACATACCTGGAGTTGGAAACAATGACCATCGAAATAATACATCATCTGTGACTACAGATGCATACGGCAACGTTATCCGCAAAGACGAATACGGCAACGTGATTCCCACGGACGAGCATGGCAACCCAATCCGCCACAGCGGCACTACTCTCCAAGGtgggcagcagcagcagcagcagcgtCATGACCTTTCC AACGAGTACGATGGGCAAGGCGGGGGAAGGAACAAGGGGCTGAAGGAGAAGATAACGGAGAACATACCTGGAGTTGGAAACAATGACCGTCGAAATGATACATCATCTGCGACTATAGATGCATACGGCAACGTTATCCGCAAAGACGAATACGGCAACGTGATTCCTACGGACGAGTATGGCAACCCAATCCGCCACAGCGGCACTACTCTCCAAGGtgggcagcagcagcagcatcagCGTCATGACCTCTCC ACGGAGTACGATGGGCAAGGCGGGAGAAGGAACAGGGGACTAAAGGAGAAGATAACGGAGAACATACCTGGAGTTGGAAACAATGACCATCGAAATGATACATCATCTGCGACTACAGATGCATACGGCAGCGTTATCCGCAAAGACGAATACGGCAACGTGAATCCTACGGACGAGCATGGCAACCCAATCCGCCACAGCGGCACTACTCTCCAAGGtgggcagcagcagcagcagcagcttcATGACCTGTCC ACGGAGTACGATGGGCAAGGCGGGGGAGGGAACAAGGGGCTGAAGGAGAAGCTAACGGAGAACATACCTGGAGTTGGAAACAATGACCATCGAAATAATACATCATCTGTGACTAGAGATGCATACGGCAACGTTATCCGCAAAGACGAATACGGCAATGTGATTCCTACGGACGGGCATGGCAACCCAATACGCCACAGCGGCACTACTCTCCAAGGTGGGCAGCAGCAGCAGCGTCATGACCTCTCC ACGGAGTACGATGGGCAAGGCGGGGGAAGGAACAAGGGGCTGAAGGAGAAGCTAATGGAGAACATACCTGGAGTTGGAAACAATGACCATCGAAATAATACATCATCTGCGACTAAAGATGCATACGGCAACGTTATCCGCAAAGACGAATACGGCAACGTGATTCCTACGGACGGGCATGGCAACCCAATCCGCCACAGCGGCACTACTCTCCAAGGtgggcagcagcagcagcagcagcttcATGACCTCTCC ACGGAGTACGATGGGCAAAGCGGGGGAAGGAACAAGGGGCTGAAGGAGAAGCTAACGGAGAACATGATACCTGGAGTTGGAAACAATGACCATCGAAATAATACATCATCTGCGACTAAAGATGCATACGGCAACGTTATCCGCAAAGACGAATACGGCAACGTGATTCCTAAGGACGAGCATGGCAACCCAATCCGCCACAGCGGCACTACTCTCCAAGGtgggcagcagcagcagcagcagcagcgtCATGACCTCTCC ACCGAGTACGATGGGCAAGGCGGGAGAAGGAACAAGGGGCTGAAGGAGACTGGAACGGAGAACATACCTGGAGTTGGAAACAAGGACCATCGAAATGATACATCATTTCCGACTACAACGAATCCTGCTACGATGGCTGGCCGTTACGGTACTGGGGAACAGGCGCAGCTTCATCAGCATGCAGAGAAGAAGGGTGTGATGGAAAAGATCAAAGAGAAGGTGCATAGGTGTGTGTGA